A part of Nesterenkonia lutea genomic DNA contains:
- a CDS encoding exonuclease domain-containing protein, with the protein MKGLDFTAVDFETANGFRGSPCAIGMVRIRDGREVDTFYSTMRPPEGFDRFDPHNVAIHGITADQVAHAPRFGELFEAINAFIDGDVLVAHNAAFDIEVFESALEVSGLDSPGLSCLCSVRLSRANYQLPSHALPKAAAEAGYELTAHHYALEDARASAAVVCDIAERRAVGQTHRLFRDSGVQLRSMESWRAPRSRESRATRQVRTMAHLFDARVPAPEPRHMPDLMRWQDEGRNLPPSTLADPAHALFGAQLTFTGNLSIPRAEAKEIVARLGAGTSSRVTAGTSLLVVGDGFEPWELAAPDESFPLRSSKARDALRRQAEGQAIRVLCEEEFREALGDAWPIPGLAEGTGVVR; encoded by the coding sequence GTGAAGGGCCTCGACTTCACCGCGGTGGACTTCGAGACCGCCAACGGCTTCCGCGGATCTCCCTGCGCGATCGGCATGGTCAGGATCCGCGACGGCCGGGAGGTCGACACCTTCTATTCCACAATGCGTCCGCCGGAGGGCTTTGACCGCTTCGACCCGCACAACGTGGCCATCCATGGCATCACCGCCGACCAGGTGGCCCACGCACCTCGCTTCGGGGAGCTCTTCGAGGCCATCAACGCCTTCATCGACGGCGATGTCCTGGTGGCGCACAATGCGGCGTTCGACATCGAGGTCTTCGAATCGGCGCTCGAGGTCAGCGGACTGGACTCGCCGGGGCTGAGCTGTCTCTGCTCGGTGCGACTCTCCCGAGCGAACTACCAGCTTCCCTCCCATGCCCTGCCCAAGGCCGCCGCGGAGGCCGGCTACGAGCTCACGGCCCATCACTATGCGCTGGAAGACGCACGCGCCTCGGCGGCGGTGGTCTGCGACATCGCTGAGCGACGAGCCGTGGGACAGACCCACCGTCTCTTTCGCGACTCCGGCGTGCAGCTGCGCTCGATGGAGTCCTGGCGGGCTCCGCGGAGCCGGGAGTCCCGGGCGACCCGTCAGGTGCGCACGATGGCCCACCTCTTCGACGCGAGAGTGCCCGCACCCGAGCCCCGGCATATGCCTGACCTCATGCGCTGGCAGGACGAGGGCAGGAACCTGCCTCCCTCCACTCTCGCCGATCCCGCGCACGCCTTGTTCGGTGCGCAGCTGACCTTCACCGGGAATCTGTCCATCCCGCGCGCTGAGGCCAAAGAGATCGTGGCGCGGCTGGGAGCAGGCACGTCCTCGCGGGTCACCGCGGGCACGTCCCTGCTGGTCGTCGGCGACGGGTTCGAGCCCTGGGAGCTGGCCGCACCGGACGAGTCCTTCCCGCTGCGCAGCAGCAAGGCCCGCGATGCGCTGCGTCGGCAGGCCGAGGGCCAGGCCATCCGAGTGCTCTGCGAGGAGGAGTTCCGTGAGGCGCTGGGCGATGCCTGGCCGATTCCAGGGCTGGCCGAGGGCACAGGGGTGGTCCGGTGA
- a CDS encoding ADP-ribosylglycohydrolase family protein has product MDSAEKLISRFRPVLRAGASPASSRDDAPAEHAELLHQLCTADGLLELLDWTRQGLGADPLACMWLGSLRWYRVITGSCPASAPQPPTRVVDEELLRMRREEKLPLRSDSASGGLAGLSAGEMAYPSAPAQPESADARALLRAVPVGLVPYIDEPMRRAWARQTVALTHGHPELLRRAEELAMLVHELASAEETTSLADRTAQSRRDILEWVDDAEIREILQRQLDAATDPGQPAPESSGGHRLAEVIDLLAQQWEEVTRPR; this is encoded by the coding sequence GTGGACTCCGCCGAGAAACTGATCAGCCGCTTCCGTCCGGTGCTGCGCGCAGGAGCCTCCCCGGCGTCGTCTCGGGACGACGCGCCCGCTGAGCATGCGGAACTGCTGCATCAGCTGTGCACCGCCGACGGTCTCCTGGAGCTGCTGGACTGGACCCGCCAGGGCCTCGGCGCCGATCCGCTGGCCTGCATGTGGCTGGGCTCGCTGCGCTGGTACCGCGTGATCACCGGCTCCTGCCCCGCAAGCGCCCCGCAGCCGCCGACCCGCGTGGTCGACGAAGAGCTGCTCCGGATGCGCCGGGAGGAGAAGCTGCCGCTGCGGTCCGACTCAGCCAGCGGCGGCCTGGCGGGGCTCTCCGCGGGAGAGATGGCCTATCCCAGCGCCCCCGCACAGCCGGAGTCAGCGGACGCGCGGGCACTGCTGCGCGCCGTTCCCGTCGGGCTTGTGCCCTATATCGACGAGCCCATGCGACGTGCGTGGGCGCGCCAGACCGTGGCGCTCACCCACGGCCACCCTGAGCTGCTGCGTCGAGCGGAGGAGCTGGCGATGCTCGTCCATGAGCTGGCCAGCGCCGAAGAGACCACCTCGCTCGCCGACCGCACGGCCCAGTCCCGGCGCGACATCCTCGAGTGGGTCGATGATGCTGAGATCCGCGAGATCCTTCAGCGGCAGCTCGACGCCGCGACGGACCCCGGACAGCCCGCACCGGAGAGCTCCGGCGGTCACCGCCTCGCCGAGGTGATCGATCTCCTCGCCCAGCAGTGGGAGGAGGTCACCCGACCCCGGTGA
- a CDS encoding exonuclease SbcCD subunit D: MRWLHTSDWHLGRGFHGHSLREEQEQMLETISSAVTEHAVDVVLIAGDVYDRALPPEWAVASLEACLQRLVDAGTQVIITPGNHDSAARLGFGRGLMRSSGVHIRSSLEDAWTPVQVSESDGGSTLVYGVPYLEPQLFAPALGLDRAHHTGVAAEVIRRIWEDVQRRRSHNGSAGEDSPVKVILMAHLFAAQGAASDSERNIGLDVAAGERPTHHEDTIGGLTVVPLELFEGFDYVALGHLHGRQRLSETVRYSGSPLRYSFSETQQAKGAWLWDSRSPDPAQALNWDIGRPLAQLEGTLAELLSPESVAAHQDSYVQVKLTDPIRPERAFHRVQEAYPHLATFTHAGRLDVLRRSYSAKVEQARTDTEVIEGFLEHVRGGRGPSAEEQHLIDQGLEAVRP; this comes from the coding sequence ATGCGCTGGCTACACACCTCCGACTGGCACCTGGGCCGAGGCTTCCACGGACACTCCCTGCGCGAGGAGCAGGAACAGATGCTCGAGACCATCAGCTCCGCCGTGACCGAGCATGCGGTGGACGTGGTGCTGATCGCCGGGGATGTCTACGACCGGGCGCTGCCACCGGAATGGGCGGTGGCGTCCCTGGAGGCCTGCCTGCAAAGGCTGGTCGACGCCGGCACGCAGGTCATCATCACCCCGGGCAATCACGATTCCGCCGCCCGACTGGGCTTCGGGCGCGGGCTCATGCGCAGCTCCGGCGTGCACATCCGGAGTTCGCTCGAGGATGCCTGGACTCCGGTTCAGGTGTCCGAGTCCGACGGCGGCAGCACCCTGGTCTATGGGGTGCCGTATCTGGAGCCGCAGCTGTTCGCGCCCGCACTGGGCCTGGACCGAGCCCACCACACCGGTGTCGCCGCCGAAGTCATCAGGCGCATCTGGGAGGATGTCCAGCGGCGCCGCAGCCACAACGGATCCGCCGGCGAGGACTCCCCGGTGAAGGTGATCCTCATGGCGCACCTGTTCGCCGCGCAGGGAGCCGCCTCGGATTCAGAGCGGAACATCGGTCTCGACGTCGCCGCGGGAGAGAGGCCCACGCATCATGAGGACACCATCGGTGGACTCACCGTGGTGCCGCTGGAGCTCTTCGAGGGCTTCGACTACGTCGCGCTGGGACATCTCCACGGTCGCCAGCGACTCTCCGAGACTGTGCGCTACAGCGGATCTCCGCTGCGGTACTCTTTCTCGGAGACGCAGCAGGCCAAGGGTGCCTGGCTCTGGGACTCCCGCTCTCCAGACCCTGCCCAGGCGCTGAACTGGGACATCGGGCGACCGTTGGCTCAGCTGGAAGGGACGCTGGCGGAGCTGCTCAGCCCCGAGAGCGTGGCTGCGCACCAGGACTCCTATGTCCAGGTGAAGCTCACCGACCCGATCCGGCCAGAACGCGCGTTCCACCGAGTGCAGGAGGCCTATCCGCATCTGGCCACCTTCACTCATGCGGGGCGACTCGACGTGCTGCGGCGGAGCTACTCCGCCAAAGTGGAGCAGGCGCGGACCGACACCGAGGTCATCGAGGGCTTCCTCGAGCATGTCCGCGGCGGTCGCGGGCCCAGTGCCGAGGAGCAGCACCTTATCGATCAGGGTCTGGAGGCGGTGCGTCCATGA
- a CDS encoding AAA family ATPase yields MKLHQLTLHAFGPFGGTEQIDFDRLGADGLFLLRGRTGAGKTSILDAVTFALYGDVPGQREKTRLKSSHASPESEPFVELEFTQAGRRCRIWRSPHHGRPQKRDPSRIREVGQRVVLHTQHAGEWQPYTSGIQAANDEITRMLGLDLHQFTKVILLPQGSFAEFLHASSRDKQELLERLFDTERFTLLERHLRELARDSEQQLRETSARIQMHAESLRHAAQAMLPEVEETIETEAEGQVEAEGQTEGLGLVGAQGQAEALAQVDEADLVDRVDGLVGDRRRQLQGVAESAAAAARQAREQREELLQRDVALRRHAEHAERASAHQAQSAEVAAKRDALRRHESAELVGEWFAAAQKAADQHVQAAEAAATEARRAAAELGRFAALQPEEITARDLVDAHGAPSLEQVQAAAEELISLRARLTGAEAAEHERRHRLLLEQCVQAERAAEQAQVEADRCAEELERLSRACEDARARLVDPESLEAARDEARTAAEALLARIEVQRSRDRLQAQSDRWSAMVAERENTCEQLQERHRQRLQSYLQNVAAQLAGELEEGQPCLVCGSAEHPLPAADAGVVVTRDEVEAIKEEVQTARDALSEARVEHRSVLEQRDEIMAGLGEHAEALVAQTEADLERARGELQHVEEQRAGQRDLREQLAQDTEREQRLVQQHTQAVHSAERRREAAGQQAAEMAELEAALDALRGSYESLPRRLEELHRVQTSLRSARRQIEDAQLQHSHLERARRTAEDQLRASTFSDAQDMTSARLTLETAQEHSVAVDAWEELRRQLDYEGAQEIIQAGEARHRAGELRPRAEELTAAEASAQTTSARAQDADTALVRFGAQHEAVRDHTAKLEQARHHRDTALAEQRRRAELAATINGTGSENTLKMTLTTYVLAARLERVAEAATRHLATMSEQRYRLLHSDDATGRGLQGLDLKVHDEHSDVERSTSSLSGGETFMASLAMALGLAEVVQSESGGIGMESLFIDEGFGSLDEDSLEHVMSALHRLQGEGRRVGLVSHVSEMHRAIPTQLRVLRHRNGSTTEMVTP; encoded by the coding sequence ATGAAGCTGCACCAGCTGACCCTACATGCCTTCGGTCCGTTCGGCGGCACCGAGCAGATCGATTTCGACCGGCTCGGGGCCGATGGACTCTTCCTCCTGCGCGGACGCACCGGAGCCGGAAAGACCTCCATCCTCGACGCGGTGACCTTCGCGCTCTACGGCGATGTGCCGGGCCAGCGTGAGAAGACGCGATTGAAGAGCAGCCATGCCTCGCCCGAGAGTGAGCCATTCGTCGAGCTGGAGTTCACCCAGGCCGGCCGGCGCTGCCGGATCTGGCGGTCCCCGCATCATGGACGTCCGCAGAAGCGTGACCCCAGCAGGATCCGCGAGGTGGGCCAGCGGGTGGTCCTGCATACTCAGCATGCGGGGGAATGGCAGCCCTATACGTCGGGAATCCAGGCCGCCAATGATGAGATCACGCGCATGCTCGGTCTGGACCTGCACCAGTTCACCAAGGTGATCCTGCTGCCTCAGGGATCCTTCGCCGAGTTCCTCCACGCCAGCAGCAGGGACAAGCAGGAGCTGCTGGAACGTCTCTTCGACACCGAGCGGTTCACGCTGCTCGAACGGCACCTGCGCGAACTCGCACGGGACTCCGAGCAGCAGCTCCGGGAGACCAGCGCACGAATCCAGATGCATGCCGAGAGTCTCCGCCACGCCGCGCAGGCCATGCTCCCTGAAGTCGAGGAGACCATCGAGACCGAGGCGGAGGGACAGGTCGAAGCGGAGGGTCAGACTGAGGGGCTGGGACTGGTTGGGGCGCAGGGTCAGGCTGAGGCGCTGGCGCAGGTCGATGAGGCTGACCTGGTGGACCGCGTGGATGGGCTCGTCGGGGACCGCCGCCGCCAGCTGCAGGGCGTCGCTGAATCTGCGGCGGCCGCCGCCCGGCAGGCGCGCGAGCAGCGTGAAGAGCTCCTGCAGCGCGACGTCGCGCTGCGTCGTCATGCCGAACATGCTGAGCGGGCCTCAGCACACCAGGCCCAGTCGGCGGAGGTCGCGGCCAAGCGCGACGCCCTGCGCCGGCATGAGTCGGCGGAGCTGGTGGGGGAATGGTTTGCGGCGGCGCAGAAGGCGGCGGACCAGCATGTCCAGGCAGCAGAGGCAGCAGCCACGGAAGCTCGACGTGCAGCAGCCGAACTGGGTCGGTTCGCGGCGCTGCAGCCGGAGGAGATCACCGCGCGCGACCTCGTCGATGCTCACGGGGCGCCGAGTCTGGAGCAGGTGCAGGCGGCCGCAGAAGAGCTGATCAGCCTGCGCGCCCGGCTCACCGGTGCCGAGGCTGCAGAGCACGAGCGCCGCCATCGGCTGCTGCTCGAGCAGTGCGTCCAGGCTGAGCGTGCCGCCGAACAGGCCCAGGTGGAGGCTGATCGCTGCGCCGAAGAGCTTGAACGTCTCAGCAGGGCCTGTGAAGATGCCAGGGCGCGGCTTGTCGATCCTGAGTCCCTGGAGGCCGCCCGCGACGAGGCGAGGACCGCCGCTGAGGCGCTTCTCGCGCGCATCGAGGTCCAGCGCAGCAGGGACCGGCTTCAGGCACAGTCTGACCGCTGGAGCGCGATGGTCGCCGAACGTGAGAACACCTGCGAGCAGCTGCAGGAGCGGCATCGGCAGCGGCTGCAGAGCTATCTGCAGAACGTGGCCGCGCAGCTCGCCGGGGAGCTGGAGGAGGGACAGCCCTGTCTCGTGTGTGGCTCGGCCGAACATCCTCTCCCCGCGGCGGACGCGGGGGTCGTGGTCACTCGGGACGAGGTCGAGGCCATCAAAGAGGAGGTTCAGACCGCCAGAGATGCACTCAGCGAGGCGCGGGTCGAGCACCGAAGCGTCCTGGAACAGCGGGACGAGATCATGGCGGGACTGGGTGAGCACGCCGAGGCCCTCGTGGCGCAGACCGAGGCCGATCTCGAGCGGGCCCGGGGCGAGCTCCAGCATGTCGAGGAGCAGCGCGCCGGTCAGCGAGACCTTCGCGAACAGCTGGCGCAGGACACCGAGCGCGAGCAGCGGCTCGTACAACAGCACACGCAGGCGGTGCACAGCGCCGAGCGTCGCCGCGAAGCGGCTGGCCAGCAGGCTGCCGAGATGGCTGAGCTGGAGGCGGCCCTGGACGCGCTGCGCGGCAGCTATGAGTCGCTTCCGCGCCGTCTCGAAGAGCTTCATCGAGTGCAGACGAGCCTGAGGAGCGCCCGGCGCCAGATCGAGGATGCACAGCTTCAGCATTCCCATCTGGAACGTGCCCGGCGCACCGCCGAGGATCAGCTGCGCGCCTCGACCTTCAGCGATGCGCAGGACATGACCTCGGCCCGGCTGACGCTGGAGACGGCCCAGGAGCACAGCGTGGCCGTGGACGCGTGGGAGGAGCTGCGTCGGCAGCTTGACTACGAGGGCGCACAGGAGATCATCCAGGCTGGCGAGGCGCGTCACCGCGCCGGTGAGCTGCGGCCTCGTGCGGAGGAGCTCACCGCGGCGGAGGCATCAGCGCAGACCACCTCGGCGCGGGCCCAGGACGCCGACACGGCGCTGGTGCGCTTCGGCGCCCAGCACGAGGCGGTGCGGGATCACACCGCCAAGCTGGAACAGGCTCGGCACCACCGTGACACGGCGCTGGCCGAGCAGCGACGGCGCGCCGAGCTGGCCGCGACCATCAATGGGACGGGTTCGGAGAATACGCTGAAGATGACCCTCACGACCTATGTGCTGGCGGCGCGGCTGGAGCGAGTGGCGGAGGCCGCCACTCGTCACCTGGCGACCATGTCGGAACAGCGCTACCGGCTGCTGCACAGTGACGACGCCACCGGACGAGGACTCCAGGGCCTGGATCTGAAGGTCCATGATGAACACAGCGACGTGGAGCGCTCCACCTCATCCCTCTCCGGAGGGGAGACCTTCATGGCTTCCCTGGCCATGGCGCTGGGTCTCGCCGAGGTGGTCCAGTCGGAATCAGGCGGCATCGGCATGGAGTCCCTCTTCATCGATGAAGGATTCGGTTCGCTGGACGAGGACAGCCTGGAACATGTGATGAGTGCACTTCACCGGCTGCAGGGCGAAGGCCGACGGGTCGGCCTGGTCAGTCATGTCAGCGAGATGCACCGCGCCATCCCCACCCAGCTGCGAGTTCTGCGTCACCGCAACGGCTCGACCACCGAGATGGTGACCCCATGA
- a CDS encoding alpha/beta fold hydrolase gives MARLEFPAPESVRTPAGLTLHTWSHPDPAGPPVLLIHGFASSTLYNWVKTGWLDPLAATGRSIIAVDLPGHGASQDMNPVSVRVRDILRDLNAHLQEQGHQAVAVHGYSLGSRLAWEFSAAHPEMVTHLVMGGAPTDDRLGALEPKQARLWVQEGVRPVDELTRNVVTLAGALPGANVPHVVELLLSLSVDPYDPAAAVPQAPTLVVAGSRDEIAVDAETLVPLITEQGALGTYVEIPDRDHINAVTSRDYKTAVVDFLQTA, from the coding sequence ATGGCCCGCCTGGAGTTCCCAGCCCCCGAGTCTGTGCGCACACCGGCCGGGCTGACCCTGCACACCTGGTCACACCCTGACCCGGCGGGTCCTCCGGTCCTGCTCATCCACGGCTTTGCGAGCAGCACGCTCTACAACTGGGTCAAGACCGGCTGGCTCGACCCGCTGGCTGCGACCGGTCGCAGCATCATCGCGGTCGATCTTCCCGGTCATGGGGCCTCCCAGGACATGAACCCGGTGAGCGTCCGTGTCCGAGACATCCTCCGTGATCTCAACGCTCATCTGCAGGAGCAGGGACACCAGGCCGTGGCCGTCCACGGCTATTCCCTCGGCTCACGACTGGCCTGGGAGTTCAGCGCGGCGCACCCGGAGATGGTCACGCACCTGGTCATGGGCGGAGCACCCACCGATGACCGTCTGGGTGCGCTGGAGCCCAAGCAGGCCCGACTCTGGGTCCAGGAGGGTGTCCGGCCCGTCGACGAGCTGACGCGCAACGTGGTCACTCTGGCCGGAGCGCTGCCCGGGGCGAACGTCCCCCATGTGGTCGAGCTGCTGCTGAGCCTCTCCGTGGATCCCTATGATCCTGCGGCGGCCGTGCCCCAGGCTCCCACCCTCGTGGTGGCCGGGTCCCGCGATGAGATCGCCGTGGACGCGGAGACCCTGGTGCCGCTCATCACGGAGCAGGGGGCGCTCGGAACCTACGTGGAGATCCCGGATCGCGATCACATCAATGCAGTGACCTCGCGTGACTACAAGACAGCTGTGGTCGACTTCCTGCAGACGGCCTGA
- a CDS encoding malate:quinone oxidoreductase yields MAKSSSTGAQPSSAGQKFDVVLIGAGIMSTTLGSLLKELEPDWSIAMFESLDQAGQESSDPWNNAGTGHAALCELNYTPRGADGKVSTAKAQGINEQFTVSKQLYSHWVKQGTLGSPRTFINGLPHISFVWGDKNAQYLQERYEAMKAQPLFSDIVHTEDHAEIAEWAPLLIEGRDPSQRIAASKFDTGTDVDYGSLTRQLATHLDASGVEVNYGHEVQSVRRGSDGRWDIKVKDKATGDRSTASARFVFVGAGGGALGLLQGAGIDEIKGFGGFPVSGKFLRSTDPAVAERHHAKVYGLASVGAPPMSVPHLDTRFVEGRRTLMFGPYAGFSTNFLKSGSFMDLPLSVRPHNLIPMLQVGKDNTDLVTYLIKEVTKSSSAKFEELHHFFPDAGSDAWEMITAGQRVQVMKKNEKGKGVLQFGTELISAGDGSIAGLLGASPGASTAPSIMFTLMERCFGAQMDRWRPKLEQMVPSFGQSLNDNPRLLSEVTAETSKTLQLEP; encoded by the coding sequence GTGGCCAAGTCATCGTCGACAGGCGCTCAGCCGTCCAGCGCAGGGCAGAAGTTCGACGTCGTGCTCATCGGCGCCGGAATCATGTCCACCACTCTGGGCTCGCTGCTCAAGGAGCTGGAGCCGGACTGGTCCATCGCCATGTTCGAGTCGCTTGACCAGGCGGGCCAGGAGTCCTCCGATCCCTGGAACAACGCCGGTACGGGTCACGCAGCCCTGTGCGAGCTGAACTACACCCCGCGCGGCGCCGACGGCAAGGTCTCCACGGCCAAGGCCCAGGGGATCAATGAGCAGTTCACCGTGTCCAAACAGCTGTACTCCCACTGGGTCAAGCAGGGCACTCTCGGTTCCCCTCGCACGTTCATCAACGGTCTGCCGCACATCAGCTTCGTCTGGGGGGACAAGAACGCCCAGTACCTGCAGGAGCGCTATGAGGCGATGAAGGCCCAGCCGCTCTTCTCCGACATCGTGCACACTGAAGACCACGCGGAGATCGCGGAATGGGCCCCGCTGCTGATCGAGGGTCGCGATCCCTCCCAGCGCATCGCCGCCTCGAAGTTCGACACCGGCACCGACGTGGACTATGGCTCGCTGACCCGACAGCTGGCCACGCACCTCGATGCCAGCGGCGTGGAGGTGAACTACGGCCACGAGGTGCAGTCGGTCAGACGGGGCTCCGACGGCCGCTGGGACATCAAGGTCAAGGACAAGGCCACCGGAGACCGCAGCACCGCCAGCGCACGCTTCGTGTTCGTCGGCGCCGGCGGCGGTGCCCTGGGCCTGCTGCAGGGAGCCGGCATCGACGAGATCAAGGGCTTCGGAGGCTTCCCGGTATCCGGGAAGTTCCTGCGCAGCACCGACCCCGCCGTGGCCGAGCGCCACCACGCCAAGGTCTACGGATTGGCCTCAGTGGGCGCCCCGCCGATGTCGGTGCCTCACCTGGACACGCGGTTCGTGGAGGGACGACGCACCCTGATGTTCGGCCCCTACGCGGGCTTCTCCACAAATTTCCTCAAGAGCGGGTCCTTCATGGATCTGCCGCTCTCGGTCCGTCCGCACAACCTGATTCCGATGCTGCAGGTCGGCAAGGACAACACGGATCTCGTGACCTACCTGATCAAGGAGGTCACCAAGTCCTCCAGCGCCAAGTTCGAGGAGCTGCACCACTTCTTCCCGGATGCCGGCTCCGACGCCTGGGAGATGATCACGGCCGGCCAGCGCGTGCAGGTGATGAAGAAGAATGAGAAGGGCAAGGGCGTCCTGCAGTTCGGCACCGAGCTGATCTCCGCAGGGGACGGTTCGATCGCCGGCCTGCTGGGCGCCTCCCCGGGCGCTTCCACAGCGCCCTCGATCATGTTCACGCTGATGGAACGCTGCTTCGGCGCCCAGATGGACCGATGGCGTCCCAAGCTGGAGCAGATGGTGCCCTCCTTCGGCCAGTCGCTCAACGACAACCCGAGGCTGCTGTCCGAGGTCACCGCCGAGACCTCCAAGACCCTCCAGCTCGAGCCCTGA
- a CDS encoding ABC transporter substrate-binding protein, protein MRSPIERRRFLGAFGVAGAASVLPRPTVALTGSSPTLSSPAESPASTEPRGIVLSAVSSVVSMDPALAVDTETERISRQVFETLVGIDDETGATAPLLATDWEVSRNGLRCTFSLRPEVTFHDGTELTADVVLANFRRWGRMNELLPADGPERTTLAFESLFGGFMDDEACLLESVTATDDLTVELTLKEPLVFLPQALAMPAFGIASAEVLSDSDPGLLAREPMGTGAYRAISVEDDEVVLEAFEDYWEGAAPAERVVVRTLPRSFDRLRELQRGKIDVYDYITADNLRSLVQAGRLILQRDPFSVLYLGFNLNHPVMGDVDVREAAARAINLNALVESYFLEGTRPAYHFTPAALGVQSDEAARYSYNVEEAQALLEDTGYDGEPLRLYYPMNATRSYFPRPEAVFASVARDLTAVGFTIEPRPVSWDGGYVEALLEDDDRAMHLLGRNGGYRSPHSFFGPLFSQRTREFNYDSEEVRGLISSARSESDEQRRNEIYREVSDLVAEDLPALPLVHPISGVALGQGVTDYPMSPVLHELFKDIIPAE, encoded by the coding sequence ATGCGCTCCCCCATCGAACGACGCCGTTTCCTCGGGGCCTTCGGTGTGGCCGGTGCCGCGTCTGTGTTGCCGCGGCCCACCGTCGCGCTCACCGGGTCCTCCCCGACCCTGAGCTCCCCCGCCGAGTCTCCTGCGAGCACCGAGCCGCGCGGCATCGTGCTCTCCGCGGTCTCCTCGGTGGTCTCGATGGACCCTGCGCTGGCAGTGGACACGGAGACCGAGCGGATATCCCGCCAGGTGTTCGAGACGCTGGTGGGCATCGACGACGAGACCGGCGCCACCGCTCCCCTGCTGGCCACTGACTGGGAGGTCAGCCGCAACGGGCTGCGCTGCACCTTCTCCCTTCGCCCGGAGGTGACCTTCCACGACGGCACGGAGCTCACAGCCGACGTCGTCCTCGCGAACTTCCGGCGCTGGGGTCGGATGAACGAGCTCCTGCCCGCCGACGGTCCGGAACGCACCACCCTGGCCTTCGAATCACTGTTCGGTGGTTTCATGGACGATGAAGCCTGCCTGCTGGAATCTGTGACAGCCACGGATGACCTCACTGTGGAGCTCACTCTGAAGGAGCCGCTGGTCTTTCTGCCGCAGGCTCTGGCGATGCCCGCCTTCGGGATCGCCTCCGCAGAGGTGCTCTCCGACTCCGACCCGGGCCTTCTGGCCCGGGAACCGATGGGCACCGGAGCCTACCGCGCGATCAGCGTTGAGGATGACGAAGTGGTCCTCGAGGCCTTCGAAGACTATTGGGAGGGCGCTGCGCCGGCAGAGCGCGTGGTGGTGCGGACGCTGCCGCGCTCCTTCGATCGGCTGCGGGAGCTCCAGCGGGGCAAGATCGACGTCTACGACTACATCACGGCCGACAACCTCCGCTCCCTGGTGCAGGCCGGCCGACTCATCCTTCAGCGCGACCCCTTCTCCGTGCTCTACCTCGGCTTCAACCTGAACCATCCGGTGATGGGGGACGTGGATGTGCGTGAGGCGGCCGCCCGCGCCATCAACCTCAACGCCCTGGTCGAGTCCTACTTCCTCGAGGGCACCCGCCCCGCATACCACTTCACTCCCGCTGCGCTGGGCGTGCAGTCCGACGAGGCCGCGCGCTACAGCTACAACGTCGAGGAGGCCCAGGCGCTGCTGGAGGACACCGGCTACGACGGCGAGCCGCTGCGCCTGTATTACCCGATGAACGCCACGCGCAGCTATTTTCCCCGCCCCGAGGCGGTGTTCGCCTCGGTCGCCCGGGACCTGACCGCGGTGGGTTTCACCATCGAGCCGCGCCCGGTGTCCTGGGACGGGGGCTATGTGGAGGCGCTCCTGGAAGACGATGACCGTGCCATGCATCTGCTGGGCCGCAACGGCGGCTACCGATCCCCCCACTCCTTCTTCGGTCCGCTGTTCTCCCAGCGCACGCGCGAGTTCAACTACGATTCGGAGGAGGTCCGTGGACTCATCAGCTCGGCTCGCAGCGAATCCGATGAGCAGCGGCGCAATGAGATCTACCGAGAGGTCTCTGACCTGGTGGCGGAGGATCTTCCGGCGCTGCCGCTGGTCCACCCCATCTCCGGCGTCGCCCTGGGTCAGGGCGTCACCGACTACCCCATGTCCCCGGTGCTCCATGAACTGTTCAAGGACATCATCCCCGCTGAATGA